The following proteins are co-located in the Xylanibacillus composti genome:
- a CDS encoding SPFH domain-containing protein → MVFFRNQFANVVEWEEFREDMIFWKWGNREIKKGSKLIIRPGQDAIFVNNGKIEGIFEDDGEYSIDSEIIPFLSTLKGFKFGFNSGMRVEVLFVNTKEFTVRWGTQNPILIPTPQLPGGMPIRANGTFVFKVNDYVTLIDKIAGMKSSYLVEDVKIRITAVLDQLLMKWISREGKDMFNLQANAADIARGIREDLDMEMLDNGMTITDFRVMSFNYPQEIQDMITKTASHEMIGNLQKYQQVSMTDGIASGKVQGGGAASDMAGMMMGMNLANEMMKNMNGNQTDTGKKSPPDSAPASSGGSTKPNFCPNCGSKNEGANFCPNCGHKLG, encoded by the coding sequence ATGGTTTTCTTCAGAAATCAATTTGCGAATGTGGTGGAGTGGGAAGAGTTTCGGGAGGATATGATCTTTTGGAAGTGGGGGAACCGGGAAATTAAGAAGGGCAGTAAATTAATTATTCGTCCCGGTCAAGATGCAATATTCGTGAATAACGGCAAAATTGAAGGGATATTCGAGGATGATGGGGAATACAGCATTGATTCGGAGATTATTCCGTTCCTGTCCACGTTGAAGGGATTCAAGTTCGGCTTTAACAGCGGGATGAGGGTGGAGGTTCTCTTCGTCAATACGAAGGAATTTACCGTCAGATGGGGAACGCAAAATCCGATTCTGATTCCGACTCCGCAGCTGCCAGGCGGCATGCCAATTCGAGCCAACGGCACCTTCGTGTTCAAGGTGAACGATTACGTGACGCTCATTGATAAAATTGCAGGAATGAAAAGCAGCTACCTGGTTGAGGATGTGAAAATTCGCATCACTGCGGTTCTGGATCAGCTGTTAATGAAGTGGATCAGCAGGGAAGGCAAGGACATGTTTAATTTGCAGGCGAATGCAGCGGATATTGCCAGAGGGATTCGCGAGGATCTGGACATGGAAATGCTGGATAACGGGATGACGATCACGGACTTTCGCGTGATGAGCTTTAATTATCCTCAGGAAATTCAAGATATGATCACGAAGACAGCATCCCATGAAATGATCGGCAATTTGCAGAAGTATCAGCAGGTAAGCATGACGGATGGCATTGCTTCGGGCAAAGTCCAGGGAGGAGGCGCAGCCTCGGACATGGCCGGCATGATGATGGGGATGAACCTGGCGAATGAAATGATGAAAAATATGAACGGGAACCAGACCGATACGGGAAAGAAAAGCCCTCCTGATTCTGCGCCTGCATCCTCGGGCGGATCGACCAAGCCCAATTTCTGCCCGAACTGCGGCTCGAAGAATGAAGGGGCCAACTTCTGTCCGAATTGCGGTCATAAGCTAGGCTAG
- a CDS encoding TPM domain-containing protein — MIRKRTMAAVFIWIAVLLAVPGMLLTGEAEEATSKRLVYDEAGLLNETEVQELTQLASDYGARRETDILIFTTRNPDNIDVMKLTQDFYDAHAPGYDKPHGNAVLLTMDMRNREVYLAGFYNAKTYLDEDRLDRIRNKITPDLSAGNYARAFQTYVTTSYKYMGIRPGVNPDNPLFNGWIQLAASLGVAGIVVGIMLYHSGGRVTVNRRTYEDTGRSGVTAKRDQYIRTTTTRSKIPKNNGRGGSGGGGGRTGGGHSHSGSRGSF; from the coding sequence GTGATCAGGAAGCGAACGATGGCAGCTGTGTTCATTTGGATAGCCGTATTACTGGCGGTTCCCGGGATGCTGCTGACAGGGGAAGCGGAGGAAGCAACCAGCAAGCGTCTTGTTTACGATGAAGCGGGATTGCTGAATGAGACGGAAGTACAAGAGCTTACCCAATTAGCTAGCGATTACGGGGCGCGAAGAGAAACAGACATTCTTATATTTACTACCCGGAATCCCGACAACATCGATGTGATGAAGCTGACTCAGGATTTTTACGATGCGCATGCGCCCGGTTACGACAAGCCTCATGGCAATGCCGTCCTATTGACAATGGATATGCGGAACAGAGAGGTGTACCTGGCCGGGTTTTATAACGCGAAGACATACCTGGATGAAGACAGGCTCGACCGCATACGGAACAAGATCACCCCTGATTTGTCAGCCGGCAATTATGCTCGCGCTTTCCAGACGTATGTGACAACCTCGTATAAATATATGGGAATCCGTCCGGGGGTTAATCCGGACAATCCATTATTTAACGGATGGATCCAATTAGCCGCTTCTCTGGGCGTTGCAGGAATCGTTGTAGGCATTATGCTCTATCATTCCGGCGGACGTGTAACGGTCAACCGGCGAACTTACGAGGATACGGGCCGGTCTGGTGTGACGGCCAAGCGGGATCAGTATATACGAACAACGACGACAAGGAGCAAAATTCCCAAAAACAATGGACGCGGCGGCTCAGGCGGAGGAGGCGGCAGGACCGGAGGCGGTCACTCGCATAGCGGAAGTCGCGGGTCATTTTAA
- a CDS encoding TFIIB-type zinc ribbon-containing protein — translation MPVMEYKCSGCGSSMVFDSNTGMLHCESCGSQENVESIPDPLKKSTFTEGEANEYHCKSCGAVIITEAETTATACSFCGSAVVLGDRLTGKLAPAKIIPFSISKDEAIQAFRKWCRNGRLTPSGFMTANRIQSITGIYVPFWLYDLDNQIEVHARGTRVRTYTKGDYRITETQHYDIYRQIRLNYVKVPIDAAEKMNDELMDKLEPFPYDQLKNFKTPYLAGYIAEKYSHDEEELLPRAKQKISQFIDAYIKSTMKGYTTVTNTNKQVDTRMKQAEYVLLPVWAVHYDYNRKTYTFAMNGQTGKVVGKPPISKAKVAAWFGSISGVSLLSLKLISWAMGGGFW, via the coding sequence ATGCCAGTCATGGAGTATAAGTGCTCTGGCTGCGGCAGCAGCATGGTATTTGACAGCAATACAGGGATGCTTCACTGCGAGAGCTGTGGAAGCCAAGAGAATGTCGAGAGCATTCCCGATCCCTTGAAGAAGAGCACCTTCACAGAGGGTGAGGCCAACGAATATCACTGCAAGAGCTGCGGAGCGGTTATTATTACGGAAGCGGAGACGACTGCGACGGCCTGCAGCTTCTGCGGCTCGGCCGTTGTGCTTGGGGATCGGCTGACCGGGAAGCTGGCTCCGGCGAAGATCATTCCCTTCTCAATCAGCAAGGATGAGGCGATACAAGCATTTCGAAAGTGGTGCAGGAACGGACGGTTGACGCCTAGCGGCTTTATGACCGCGAATCGGATTCAGAGCATCACCGGTATCTATGTCCCGTTCTGGTTGTATGACTTGGATAATCAGATTGAGGTCCATGCTCGCGGAACCAGAGTAAGAACTTACACGAAGGGCGACTATCGGATTACGGAAACACAACATTACGATATATATCGGCAGATCCGCTTGAATTATGTCAAAGTGCCGATTGACGCGGCAGAGAAGATGAACGATGAATTGATGGATAAGCTGGAGCCGTTTCCTTACGATCAACTGAAAAACTTTAAGACACCCTATTTGGCCGGCTACATTGCGGAAAAGTACAGTCATGACGAAGAGGAGCTTCTGCCTCGAGCCAAGCAGAAAATCAGCCAATTTATCGATGCTTATATCAAATCTACGATGAAAGGGTATACCACTGTTACGAATACGAATAAGCAAGTCGATACTCGCATGAAGCAAGCGGAGTATGTGCTGCTTCCGGTTTGGGCGGTGCATTATGACTATAATAGAAAAACATACACATTTGCCATGAACGGTCAGACGGGCAAGGTCGTTGGCAAGCCTCCGATTAGCAAAGCTAAGGTGGCTGCATGGTTTGGAAGCATTTCAGGGGTCTCTCTCCTCTCACTCAAGCTGATTTCATGGGCGATGGGAGGAGGATTCTGGTGA
- a CDS encoding PspA/IM30 family protein produces the protein MGILARFKEIMASNIHALLNKTGDPEKEIADYTRTVSGDLGKVKAEMASIAANERRARRALSECQGEIDKLQRYAEKAVEAGNDREAMRFLEMKAAQAGKLPELRDALDKAAVDVSNLKRMQDKLASELSQLEELKVRLAAAKAQQKANARGSATSGTDSAFTALEAKVNQAYDEAMAIAELRKETTDDLDELLAPYEEKADSPNPEQELAAIKEKMKNRQ, from the coding sequence ATGGGAATATTGGCGAGGTTCAAGGAGATTATGGCGAGCAATATACACGCTCTGTTGAATAAGACGGGGGACCCGGAGAAAGAAATCGCTGACTACACGCGGACAGTGAGCGGCGATTTGGGCAAGGTGAAGGCGGAGATGGCCTCCATAGCAGCCAATGAGCGCAGGGCTAGGCGGGCTCTGAGCGAGTGCCAGGGTGAAATCGACAAGCTGCAGCGCTACGCAGAGAAAGCGGTAGAAGCCGGCAATGATCGGGAAGCGATGAGGTTTCTGGAGATGAAGGCAGCGCAGGCCGGGAAGCTTCCTGAGCTTCGGGATGCGCTGGACAAAGCGGCTGTCGACGTTTCCAACCTGAAGCGGATGCAGGACAAACTGGCGTCGGAGCTCAGTCAACTGGAGGAGCTGAAGGTGAGGCTGGCGGCCGCGAAGGCGCAGCAGAAGGCCAATGCGAGGGGTTCAGCCACAAGCGGTACCGATTCGGCATTCACAGCATTGGAGGCCAAGGTGAACCAGGCGTATGATGAAGCGATGGCCATTGCCGAGCTCCGAAAGGAGACGACGGATGATCTGGATGAACTGTTGGCTCCTTACGAGGAGAAGGCGGACAGTCCCAATCCTGAACAGGAATTGGCTGCAATCAAAGAAAAGATGAAGAATAGGCAATAG
- a CDS encoding alpha/beta fold hydrolase, which produces MKLFSSADFKISPPGISAVEIVTIGGVSQSLLIQTEKPGSPVLLFIHGGPSMPVPGVSNRGSDYALVMTTKELIRNFTLVFWDQRGTGRSYSKHIPSETMHLKQFIQDGLEVTDYLRQRFQQDKIHLAAHSWGSVIGLSLAYKYPERYMSYTAFSQITSWVENDKLSYKRLLQVAEETNNRKLLKELVEVGEPPYVESFEQWAVIRKWQFRNKSMFYDAGDNQSATYFSIFKIMLRSPDYSLKDIYNSLVRGFKLSYTAQMIDDINTFDFFKDVPALQMPVMFIHGSKEKHVMPELLIRYVEKLDAPKGKKLYWSDKSSHTFHIEDARENEQRVIQHLQESVSRL; this is translated from the coding sequence ATGAAACTATTTAGCAGTGCAGACTTTAAGATTTCGCCCCCAGGGATAAGTGCAGTTGAAATCGTCACCATCGGAGGCGTCAGCCAGTCCCTCCTCATACAGACGGAAAAGCCGGGCAGCCCAGTGCTGCTCTTTATTCATGGAGGGCCCAGCATGCCTGTCCCCGGTGTCTCTAACCGTGGCTCCGATTATGCATTGGTCATGACAACCAAAGAATTAATCCGCAATTTTACTTTGGTTTTTTGGGATCAACGCGGCACGGGCCGATCTTATTCCAAGCATATTCCATCTGAGACGATGCATCTGAAGCAATTCATCCAGGACGGACTAGAGGTAACGGATTATTTAAGACAACGATTCCAGCAAGACAAAATCCATCTGGCAGCCCATTCATGGGGGAGCGTGATAGGCTTGTCTCTCGCGTATAAGTATCCAGAGAGGTACATGTCCTACACCGCATTCTCTCAGATTACAAGCTGGGTTGAGAACGACAAGCTCAGCTACAAGCGGCTGTTGCAGGTTGCAGAAGAAACGAATAATCGAAAATTACTAAAGGAACTAGTCGAAGTAGGGGAACCCCCTTATGTGGAAAGTTTTGAACAGTGGGCGGTTATACGGAAATGGCAATTCAGGAACAAGTCCATGTTTTATGACGCGGGGGACAATCAGTCAGCTACGTACTTTTCGATCTTCAAAATTATGCTGCGTTCCCCGGACTATTCCCTCAAGGATATCTATAATTCACTTGTACGCGGGTTTAAGCTATCCTATACGGCACAAATGATTGATGATATCAATACGTTTGATTTTTTCAAGGATGTGCCTGCCTTGCAAATGCCAGTCATGTTCATCCATGGGAGTAAAGAAAAGCACGTGATGCCGGAATTGCTCATTCGTTATGTGGAGAAGTTGGATGCGCCGAAGGGAAAGAAGCTTTATTGGTCGGATAAATCGTCGCATACTTTTCATATAGAGGATGCCAGAGAAAATGAGCAAAGGGTCATTCAGCACTTGCAGGAGAGCGTTTCACGTTTATAG
- a CDS encoding leucine-rich repeat domain-containing protein: MIQIYNNPKGEAYHKLLDYAAKHSPLFVLAVRQQLAHNGSHYEVLEKLAPYLVKKVRTDNSLQHQLSIAYSPNDWLYFYACHEASIAILKSFSNSLLDWQHPRLPEDLCFLDHEEQDWLITIAHEGIMRLLVTEDEAERLSAEIQGLFLKGQFNQELDKLLADAEWHQAEYLDISGYGIKTIPEQLCRVRSLKSLKLFEQYIDHLPDRFFDLTRLESITLWTTNMHNLPSAIQRLQRLKHLAIYCGCYHDTPETGVIIRKEEVHFNELPTEIGELQSLESLDIQYTALRGLPETLKRLKNLRHLNLTNNMIQAKPPVLDEMIYLETCMLMKNDG; this comes from the coding sequence TTGATCCAAATTTACAACAACCCCAAAGGCGAGGCTTACCACAAGCTGCTGGATTATGCGGCGAAGCATTCGCCGCTGTTTGTGCTGGCCGTGCGTCAGCAGCTGGCCCACAATGGTTCACACTATGAGGTTTTGGAGAAGCTTGCTCCTTACCTGGTGAAAAAAGTGAGGACGGATAATTCACTGCAGCACCAACTTAGCATCGCGTATTCTCCGAATGACTGGCTTTACTTCTATGCATGTCATGAAGCCTCTATTGCAATTCTCAAGTCTTTTTCCAATTCCTTGCTGGATTGGCAGCATCCCCGCTTGCCGGAAGATCTATGCTTTCTGGATCATGAGGAGCAAGATTGGCTCATTACTATTGCTCACGAAGGTATCATGAGATTACTTGTAACGGAAGATGAGGCCGAGAGGTTATCCGCGGAGATTCAAGGACTTTTTCTCAAAGGGCAGTTCAATCAAGAGCTGGATAAATTGTTGGCCGATGCTGAATGGCATCAGGCGGAATACCTGGACATTTCCGGTTATGGCATCAAGACAATCCCGGAGCAGCTATGTCGGGTACGCAGTCTGAAATCATTAAAGCTGTTTGAACAGTACATTGACCATTTGCCAGATCGATTCTTCGATTTGACCCGATTAGAGAGTATTACCTTATGGACAACCAATATGCATAATCTCCCGAGCGCCATTCAACGGCTGCAGCGATTGAAGCATCTCGCGATTTATTGCGGATGTTATCATGATACGCCCGAAACTGGTGTTATAATTAGGAAGGAAGAGGTGCACTTCAATGAGCTCCCGACTGAAATAGGCGAGCTGCAGAGCCTGGAATCCTTGGATATTCAATATACCGCCCTGCGAGGGTTGCCTGAAACCTTGAAGCGATTGAAAAATCTGAGGCATCTTAACCTAACCAACAATATGATCCAAGCCAAACCCCCTGTATTAGATGAGATGATATACCTGGAAACTTGCATGTTGATGAAAAATGACGGATGA